The Mycolicibacterium boenickei genome has a segment encoding these proteins:
- a CDS encoding cytochrome P450 yields MAIDPTGIDFFRDERLVDDPYPFFEALRNKCPVTREDHYNVTMVTGWDEAVQVYNDEETFSSCLSVTGPFPGFPVPLEGRSAEEVTALIDKHRNELPFSDQLPTLDPPTHTDHRSLLMRLITPKRLKENEDAMWQLADEVLDSYLAPGGGEFIKGFAGPFTLLVIADLLGIPAEDREAFVNGIKQNSGGGIGSTSKESLSHSPLEFLYGQFSDYVSDRRANPRDDVLTGLAEATFPDGSIPDVGDVARVATNVFSAGQETTVRLLSTALKVLGEQPGIQQRLRADRSLIPNFIEEALRIESPVKGDFRLSRRPVTIGETELNAGTTVMVLNGAANRDPRRFEDPDTFDPARKNARQHLAFGRGIHSCPGAPLARAETRVGIERLLDRTTDIRISEARHGSDGDRRYDYIPTFILRGLTELHLEFDS; encoded by the coding sequence ATGGCGATCGACCCAACCGGTATCGATTTTTTCCGCGATGAACGATTGGTCGACGACCCGTACCCATTCTTCGAGGCGCTGCGGAACAAGTGCCCGGTCACGCGTGAAGACCACTACAACGTCACGATGGTGACCGGCTGGGACGAGGCCGTGCAGGTCTACAACGACGAGGAAACCTTCTCGTCCTGCCTGTCGGTTACCGGACCGTTCCCGGGCTTCCCGGTCCCGCTGGAGGGGCGTAGCGCCGAAGAGGTGACCGCGCTCATCGACAAGCACCGCAACGAACTGCCGTTCAGCGATCAGCTGCCGACCCTGGATCCGCCCACCCATACCGACCACCGCTCGCTGTTGATGCGGTTGATCACGCCCAAGCGCCTCAAGGAGAACGAGGACGCCATGTGGCAGTTGGCCGACGAGGTCCTCGACAGCTATCTGGCGCCCGGTGGGGGCGAGTTCATCAAGGGCTTTGCCGGTCCGTTCACACTGCTGGTGATCGCCGATCTGCTGGGTATCCCAGCCGAGGATCGCGAAGCTTTCGTCAATGGCATCAAACAGAATTCCGGCGGCGGCATCGGCAGCACGAGCAAGGAGTCGCTGTCCCACAGCCCGCTCGAGTTCCTCTACGGCCAGTTCTCCGACTACGTGTCGGATCGACGGGCCAACCCGCGCGACGACGTGCTCACCGGCCTGGCCGAAGCCACGTTCCCCGACGGCAGCATCCCCGACGTCGGCGATGTGGCCCGGGTGGCGACCAACGTCTTCTCGGCCGGGCAGGAGACCACGGTCCGCCTGCTCAGCACCGCTTTGAAGGTCCTGGGTGAACAGCCCGGGATCCAGCAGCGGCTGCGGGCTGACCGCAGCCTCATCCCGAACTTCATCGAGGAGGCGCTGCGGATCGAGAGCCCGGTCAAGGGCGACTTCCGGTTGTCGCGCCGCCCCGTGACCATCGGCGAGACCGAGTTGAACGCCGGCACCACGGTGATGGTGCTCAACGGCGCGGCGAACCGCGATCCGCGGCGATTCGAGGATCCCGACACCTTCGACCCGGCGCGTAAGAACGCTCGCCAACATCTGGCATTCGGGCGCGGTATCCACAGCTGCCCGGGCGCTCCGTTGGCGCGTGCCGAAACCCGCGTCGGCATCGAGCGGTTGCTGGACCGGACCACCGACATTCGGATCTCCGAGGCCCGGCACGGTTCGGACGGCGACCGCCGCTACGACTACATCCCGACCTTCATCCTCCGCGGGCTGACCGAGCTGC